The Parabacteroides sp. AD58 genome includes a window with the following:
- a CDS encoding sensor histidine kinase, with amino-acid sequence MKIYYQHAGNMQEQRQSIILFILTGRKESYNILFRIFLLFFFVGFFPADTIGQTPISVISEYAYRRYTTLDGLPQMLTECIYQDRKGYIWIGSLSGFVRYDGFEFKPFLKGKQENILSFYESPEGEITALGFRRKHLVNKEDTLFSVPFQYKGLLLNNYNSSSLPMGFLILENEEETGREICCITNDSIQSLLKNSLLDLMDNTRKVYLSQNKKIYYIPTEERVYCLKEDGTSLPEINLPEVYSLLESNDHLYLFAADGIYEYANNKIKTKVAYHFLAPDYGVSACADTKGNIFIHDAHNIYRLSQNGKIEHLVDGINLIKQMYIDRESNLWLATYQGVYNFFQMNFKNHILTDKNDILRAIEEDEHENLFAGTLNGQLLQDKKGENMTPLPYSRNKDNYFLPRAARIGDTIFFLGKGDVLACTSQTQCWLNLPTLNYQYLTAYKDSLLIATRQELFITDAKGHIRRKYDGLKGIFCAQSDNQGNIYVGTIYGLVCLQGNFQKGIVLPEENRVCTSIIAKPDGDILFSAGEDLYTLRNDSAVLLHKYGSLIRSIRQTQNNYLVVATINGLHITDTHSMQTMFFNQYNGFTGIEPLAAHIAETEDGTIWIPCVNQTVSFNPQELIYKYNIPPLELISAKSSADNVNWNEIYTENNQNIELDHSQRNLYFSYIAVSHSATGNIRYCYRLKGFQENWSQPQTRREVQFNNLPSGHYELEVIAKIGNLSSQPIHIAIHLKPAFWEHWWFWVTIFLILAASIWGLAYNYYKRRNQKNIEELKREIKLNHLLIKSIRLKSIPHFNANVLAGIEYFMMNNSVEEANKYLTLYSRFTNSTLLDVDKPSRSLEEEIQYVRFYLSLEKLRYEENLSYSIQIEKDVDMHIQVPNMILHTYCENAVKHGLRNKPGKGHIYIEISQIKRGINLIVTDDGIGRQAALAFSSTSTKQGLSIMAQQIELYNQRNNEHIIQTITDLVTSDGKPCGTRFELYIPYHYNYF; translated from the coding sequence ATGAAGATCTATTATCAGCACGCAGGGAATATGCAGGAACAAAGGCAAAGTATCATATTGTTTATTTTAACAGGCAGGAAAGAATCATATAATATTCTTTTCAGAATCTTCTTATTGTTCTTTTTTGTAGGCTTCTTCCCTGCAGATACGATAGGACAAACTCCTATATCTGTCATATCTGAATATGCCTATCGTAGATACACTACGCTTGACGGTTTACCTCAAATGCTGACGGAATGTATTTACCAAGACAGAAAAGGATATATCTGGATTGGTTCACTTTCAGGATTTGTTCGTTACGACGGGTTCGAATTCAAACCCTTTTTGAAAGGGAAGCAGGAAAACATCCTCTCGTTCTACGAAAGTCCAGAAGGAGAAATAACCGCCCTTGGATTTAGAAGGAAACACCTAGTAAATAAAGAAGACACATTATTTTCCGTTCCTTTCCAATACAAAGGACTTTTACTCAACAATTACAATTCCTCCTCTCTTCCTATGGGATTTTTAATTTTAGAAAATGAAGAAGAAACCGGTCGTGAAATCTGTTGTATAACAAATGATAGTATTCAGTCTTTACTAAAAAACTCTTTACTTGATCTCATGGATAATACCCGGAAAGTTTACTTGAGTCAAAACAAGAAGATATATTATATTCCCACCGAAGAACGAGTATATTGCTTAAAGGAAGATGGAACATCTTTGCCTGAAATCAATCTGCCAGAAGTATATTCATTACTCGAATCAAATGACCATCTATACTTGTTTGCTGCAGATGGTATATACGAATATGCAAATAATAAAATAAAAACAAAAGTAGCCTATCATTTCTTAGCACCTGATTATGGCGTTTCTGCATGTGCTGATACAAAAGGAAATATTTTTATTCATGATGCACACAATATTTATCGCCTATCGCAAAACGGAAAGATAGAACATTTGGTGGACGGTATCAACCTCATTAAACAAATGTATATTGACCGCGAAAGTAATTTATGGCTAGCCACTTATCAAGGTGTTTACAATTTTTTCCAGATGAATTTCAAGAACCATATACTGACAGACAAAAATGATATCCTACGCGCCATTGAAGAAGATGAACATGAAAATCTATTTGCAGGTACACTAAATGGACAGTTACTCCAAGACAAGAAGGGAGAGAATATGACCCCGTTGCCGTATTCTCGAAATAAAGACAATTATTTCCTGCCACGAGCTGCCCGTATTGGAGACACAATATTTTTTTTAGGGAAAGGTGATGTATTAGCTTGTACTTCTCAGACACAATGTTGGCTAAATCTACCTACCCTTAATTACCAATATCTAACGGCTTATAAAGATAGTCTGCTGATAGCTACCCGACAAGAATTATTCATTACAGATGCAAAAGGACATATCCGTCGGAAATACGATGGATTAAAGGGTATCTTTTGTGCACAGTCTGACAATCAAGGGAATATTTATGTTGGTACTATCTACGGTTTGGTTTGTCTCCAAGGAAACTTCCAGAAAGGAATTGTATTACCTGAAGAAAATCGAGTCTGTACATCCATAATTGCAAAACCTGATGGAGATATTCTGTTTAGTGCAGGAGAAGACCTGTACACTTTACGAAATGATTCGGCTGTCTTACTACATAAGTACGGTAGTTTAATACGCTCTATCCGACAAACACAAAACAATTATTTGGTTGTTGCTACTATTAATGGATTACACATTACAGATACTCATTCAATGCAAACGATGTTCTTCAATCAATATAACGGTTTTACCGGTATTGAGCCACTGGCCGCCCACATAGCAGAGACAGAAGACGGTACCATTTGGATTCCTTGTGTCAACCAAACTGTCTCTTTCAATCCACAAGAACTCATTTACAAATATAACATTCCTCCCCTAGAATTAATTTCGGCCAAGTCTTCAGCTGATAATGTCAACTGGAATGAAATTTACACTGAAAACAATCAAAATATCGAATTAGATCATAGTCAACGGAATTTATACTTTTCATACATAGCCGTCTCCCATTCTGCCACCGGAAATATACGTTATTGCTATCGGCTAAAAGGTTTTCAAGAGAATTGGTCACAACCTCAAACAAGGCGTGAAGTGCAGTTTAACAATCTACCTTCCGGACACTACGAACTGGAAGTTATCGCTAAGATTGGAAATCTGTCTTCCCAACCTATCCATATAGCAATTCATTTGAAACCTGCATTTTGGGAACACTGGTGGTTTTGGGTTACCATATTTCTAATATTGGCAGCTAGTATTTGGGGATTAGCATATAATTATTACAAACGTCGGAATCAAAAAAACATCGAAGAACTCAAGCGTGAAATCAAACTGAATCACCTATTGATAAAATCCATCCGTTTGAAATCTATTCCACATTTCAATGCCAATGTACTGGCAGGGATTGAATATTTCATGATGAATAACTCAGTAGAAGAGGCCAACAAATACTTGACACTTTATTCTCGTTTTACCAACTCAACGTTATTGGATGTAGATAAACCTTCAAGATCGCTTGAAGAAGAAATTCAATATGTACGATTCTACCTTTCTTTAGAGAAACTACGGTATGAAGAAAATTTATCTTACTCCATCCAAATTGAAAAGGATGTTGATATGCATATACAAGTACCCAATATGATCCTTCATACTTATTGCGAAAATGCTGTAAAACATGGATTACGCAATAAACCAGGCAAAGGTCATATTTACATTGAGATCTCTCAGATAAAAAGAGGTATTAACCTAATCGTTACAGATGATGGCATAGGGCGCCAAGCTGCATTAGCGTTTTCTTCTACATCTACCAAACAAGGATTAAGTATCATGGCACAACAAATAGAACTATACAATCAACGAAACAACGAGCACATCATACAAACAATCACCGATCTGGTAACATCCGATGGAAAACCATGTGGTACTCGATTTGAACTATATATTCCCTATCATTATAATTATTTTTAA